GTTATGTAGGGAATATCCCCATATAGGTTCACCAGATAAAAGTGTATCAAAGCTCTCACGAAAAAGGATTCTCCCGTGAATTGGTTTTGTTCCTCAACTGTAAAAAAGCGGGAATCCCTTACCCCTTCCACAATTGCGTTGGCTTGGTATATTTGGTTATACGCCCCGTTCCATAATTCGGCAATGGAAGGTTCCGCTGCCGTTAAGGAATTCTTATTGAAAGGTTCCTCCGCCAGCCGTATAGGACTGTAGTAGTCAAGTTCATCGGCATAGTTCCCCATAAGCGTCGATATTCCTTGTGGGGTGCCCGTGAGCAGCCCGGAATCCCTTAAATTTGCATAGATGGCTACCATGGCTGCCTCAACGGTCTTGGCATCGGTATATACATTCTCACCACTCAGCAAATGGCTAGGTGTTTCCACTTCAATGCTGTCGCAACCGAGCAGCAAAATCAATATGCAGGCGGCCAGGGGTAGGGCGGTGTTTCTAATTTTTGTTTCTATTTTTTTCATAATGCGTTGTTTTAAAAATTAAAGTCAATACCAGCGGTTATAAGTTTAAGAGGGGGCAGGTTATTGAACACCTGCGTTTCCGGATCCGGACCCTTGTATTTGGTGAAGGTGAGTAGGTTCTGTGCCCTAAGATGCACCCTACAGCCTATATTGCGGTTTTGGGGAGCGGGAATGGTGTAGGAAAGTGATATGTTTTTTAAGCGAATAAAGGAGGCATCACTTACGCTGGCGGTACTTGCGGCATTATTTACATAGGCCAAGGTGGCCTCTTGGTTAATGCCCGTAGTAAAAAGTTGAATGGACGCATCATCCCCGGGTTGTTGCCAATTGTCCAAAACTTCCACGGGTTGGTTTGTCATTGATCCGGGCAGTGTTCCACCGGCAAAAAAATTCCTGCCCTGTTGTTTTACGAACTGGAACAGAAAATCCAATGAAAAGTTGGCGTATTGTAGCGAGTTGCCAAAACCTCCAAAATAATTTGGAGCCATATTGGCGATTGTTTTGGCGTCGTTGGGTTTGGTAATGCTGCCATCGCCATCCACATCCTCAAAAGTATACATGCCGGTCTGTGGGTCAACCCCTGTGGCGTTATAGAGCAACAGTATGTCCAGCGGTTCTCCAATAACATATTGATTGGCATAGGTAGAACCCTCAAGGTTTGGAAAGGCAATAAGTTCATTTCGGGGCAACGAAAGGTTTATAAACGTCTTCCATGAAAAACTGTCGTTCTGAAAATTGGTGGTGGTAAGTTCAAACTCCCAGCCGGTATTTTCAACCGTAGCGGGAAGGTTTGCCAGTATGGAGGTAAATCCAGTTGTGCCAGGTAATGGAATGCCTACCAATTGGTTGGAGGAGCGATTTCTATAATAGGAGGCGCTCATATTGAGCTTATCGTTAAATAACCCCAGTTCGAGTGCAGCTTCCAGTTTTTTATTTGTTTCCCATCCATAATCTGGATTGAACAATTGGGTAGGGGATAAGCCCTGCATCCCTTGATAGGAAAGCCCTCCAAAAGTATAGGTGTCCAGAAAACCATAATTTCCTATTTGGTCGTTTCCGGTGGTACCATAACTGCCGCGGAGTTTTCCGAAGCTTAAAAAGGCGATATTATTTTTTATAAGTGGCTCTTCGCTGAAGACCCAAGCCGCTCCTACGGCTCCAAAATTGGAGTATTGCTTGCCAGGACCAAAGCGGCTTGAACCATCCCGCCTTCCCGTTAGGTTCAGAATGTATTTATGGTCCCAATTGAAATTTAGCCTGCCAAAAAGGGCGCGGTATTTATAAATTTCTTCAGTATCGTTTAGGATGGAAATGTTGGAGGCTGCCGCAACGTTATATATTAAATTGTTACTGGCAAAGCCGCTCGCAAATTGCACCGCTTTGGTAGCCAGTTCGTGTTGTACCGTACCCCCGGCGAGCACGTCCACCCGTCCCTTGCCAATTTTAAAGTTGTATGCCAATTGGGGCTCCACAATATAGGAACGTCTGTTACCATTGTTCAGAAATATGGAGGAATAGCTGCTGTCCAGCCCAAAGTCGGGGTTATAGATGGTATGCGGGGACGTCTTATCCTCTTCCAGTTCATTCTTTGTATAGCCAAGATTGGCTTTTAATTCCAAGCCTTTAAAGGGACGATAGGCAATAACGGCATTTCCAATTAGGGTAGTGGTTTTGGATTGGTAATCCCCATTCAATTGCGCCAAAGGATTGGTAAACGTTCCTTCTTCCCAATTCAGGTCGCCATTTTCAAGAAACAATGAAGGCGCGTTTGGAGCAAGGGAATAGGCATCATACACCAAGTTGGTTGGGGGCAGTTTATTTTTATCAGTGACGAAGTTTGCGCTCAATTGCATGCTGAATTTGTCATTCTTGGCAGTATGGTTGAGGTTAACCAAGGCACCCCCTTTTTGGTATTTGAAATCACCGGGGAAAACGGTGGTTTGTTCCTCATAATTTCCACGGACCAGAAATTGGGTCTCCTCACTGCCTCCCTGAACGGAGGTACTGGCAGTGGTATAATAGGCCGTTTCCCCCAGTAGTTCCTCCTGCCAATCGGTATATCGATTTTGATCCCAAGTACCGTTTATATCATAAGCATATACCGGATATTCGGTGATGCCATCGTTGGCAAAGGCTTGCCGACGCATATTTAAATATTGTTCTGTATTGAGCAATTGCATCCGCCGTGTGATGCTCCCGACACCGGTAGTGGTACTGACCTGAAATCTTGTGGTGCCGGCTTTTCCTTTTTTGGTGGTAATCAAGACTACGCCATTTGCACCCCGGGACCCATAAATGGCAGTGGCATCGGCATCCTTAAGCACTGCTATACTTTCAATGTCGTCTGGATTGATACCGTTCAAGGGATTTTGTACCCCGCCCAGCACGGTTGAAATATTTATATTTCCGAGCGACAAGGATGAATACGGCACCCCATCCACAATATAAAGCGGTTCGCTGCCATCTGCACGGATGCTGTTGCGGCCACGGATGCGGACGGAAAAC
This region of Aequorivita marisscotiae genomic DNA includes:
- a CDS encoding SusC/RagA family TonB-linked outer membrane protein; translation: MKNYYRRSYAYALSFALFLTYNSPTFSQNQPQKTISGIITDGADPLIGVNVLVKNSARGSISDLEGRYSVSTSANDTLVFTYVGYKTQEVAVGTAPILNVVMEVDAQALDAVVINAGYYKVTDREKTSSIVRVTAAEIENQPVSNPLAAMQGRMAGVNIVQNTGVPGGGFSVRIRGRNSIRADGSEPLYIVDGVPYSSLSLGNINISTVLGGVQNPLNGINPDDIESIAVLKDADATAIYGSRGANGVVLITTKKGKAGTTRFQVSTTTGVGSITRRMQLLNTEQYLNMRRQAFANDGITEYPVYAYDINGTWDQNRYTDWQEELLGETAYYTTASTSVQGGSEETQFLVRGNYEEQTTVFPGDFKYQKGGALVNLNHTAKNDKFSMQLSANFVTDKNKLPPTNLVYDAYSLAPNAPSLFLENGDLNWEEGTFTNPLAQLNGDYQSKTTTLIGNAVIAYRPFKGLELKANLGYTKNELEEDKTSPHTIYNPDFGLDSSYSSIFLNNGNRRSYIVEPQLAYNFKIGKGRVDVLAGGTVQHELATKAVQFASGFASNNLIYNVAAASNISILNDTEEIYKYRALFGRLNFNWDHKYILNLTGRRDGSSRFGPGKQYSNFGAVGAAWVFSEEPLIKNNIAFLSFGKLRGSYGTTGNDQIGNYGFLDTYTFGGLSYQGMQGLSPTQLFNPDYGWETNKKLEAALELGLFNDKLNMSASYYRNRSSNQLVGIPLPGTTGFTSILANLPATVENTGWEFELTTTNFQNDSFSWKTFINLSLPRNELIAFPNLEGSTYANQYVIGEPLDILLLYNATGVDPQTGMYTFEDVDGDGSITKPNDAKTIANMAPNYFGGFGNSLQYANFSLDFLFQFVKQQGRNFFAGGTLPGSMTNQPVEVLDNWQQPGDDASIQLFTTGINQEATLAYVNNAASTASVSDASFIRLKNISLSYTIPAPQNRNIGCRVHLRAQNLLTFTKYKGPDPETQVFNNLPPLKLITAGIDFNF